From Epinephelus lanceolatus isolate andai-2023 chromosome 12, ASM4190304v1, whole genome shotgun sequence, the proteins below share one genomic window:
- the LOC144464959 gene encoding immunoglobulin lambda-like polypeptide 5 yields the protein MILLHHLDSFTSADTFNSTQVFVSLSLTVGGGWYYIFGSGTKLFVTDEQVVKPVVSVYPAASRAHLEGKSSLLCLASAMFPPLVRFSWKRQEENGPLLPAEGEQLELRESGRTAAILLIRQKEIGTYKYRCSVQHQGGTVEAQTQQEVSYFPVQTFQSRVKLLCVLYTVLIVKSLVYCCGLSLLMILRNKGPSTNCTHAD from the exons ATGATACTGCTTCATCATTTGGACTCCTTCACCTCAGCTGACACATTCAACAGCACACAGGTTTTTGTatcactctctctcactgtgGGAGGTGGATGGTACTACATCTTTGGCTCAGGAACTAAACTGTTTGTAACAG ATGAGCAGGTAGTGAAGCCCGTGGTGAGCGTGTACCCAGCAGCATCCAGAGCCCACCTGGAGGGGAAGAGCTCCCTGCTGTGTCTGGCCTCAGCCATGTTTCCTCCTCTGGTCCGCTTCTCCTGGAAAAGACAAGAGGAGAATGGACCTCTGCTCCCTGCTGAGGGAGAGCAGCTGGAGCTCAGAGAGTCGGGACGCACCGCCGCCATCTTGCTGATCCGTCAAAAAGAGATTGGTACATATAAATACcgctgctccgtccagcaccaGGGGGGCACAGTGGAGGCCCAAACACAACAAG aGGTTTCCTACTTTCCAGTCCAGACTTTCCAGTCCAGGGTGAAGCTGCTCTGTGTGCTGTACACAGTGCTGATAGTGAAGAGTctggtgtactgctgtggactctCTCTGCTGATGATCCTCAGAAACAAGGGACCGTCCACCAACTGCACACATGCTGACTGA